The following nucleotide sequence is from Trifolium pratense cultivar HEN17-A07 linkage group LG2, ARS_RC_1.1, whole genome shotgun sequence.
AGTATTAATtattcataataaaaatatagattgttGTATATTATAATGTCAAAttctatttatattattattttagtaatgattatatttttaattttttgacaatGAAGCTGAAGAATAATGATTATATTTTGTCGCAAAAATGTAATATaagtatttattaattttaatattattaaatggCACAAAATTAACAACCATAGCTAGCTATGAGGAAAAAGTTGTTTTCACATGGGCAGAACTCCCGAAAAATCGAAAAAAACATCCCTAGAAGTCACGGAATCAGATTTCCCATTGTTACAACATTCATGCTGTAACTGATTTGGGCCGTCCGATCTCTGATCGGCGCTTAAGATCGTTTTGCTTTATAAAACTGTATTTTAAATATGAACTATTTGATCTCAAATTAACGGTCATGATCGATTACAACATAAAATTGCTTAATTTATTGACAATAGTGAATGCAGGTCTAGGAAACAGAAACACACACATTTGAGAGGGATTTTGAGAGGAGCTCATTTACTCACAAAACAAAAGCGGTCATTGGAAATGAATCAATGATTATTGTGAGACTGAAATTTTCAACGAGCAAACCCATATCAAACTTTgtgattgtttttatttgattgagAGTCCCTCTTACTGACACAAATTGGTGAGGGGTTCACATTAAAGAAGAAGCCATATACTATAGGAAATTCATTTATTgatttccatattttttttctttctatttatttattaataataagtAGGAGTACTAAAAATAGTCACACAAAATCAATAATTAATTGGTTCAACTAGTAAAAATTTTGGGTCTCTTAAGCATAGAGTTGATTTCTAGCTTTGTCTATAGAAAAATTTGATTGGAAAGAGAGAACTCGTAGGTTTTTCGGCATAAATTAATCATCAATAACAtttgtataaattttatattcatATCATGATTTAAAAAATAGTCACACACAAAAACTATAGATCAATCGGTTCTAAGTTCGGATACCAAGttctcaaaaaagaaaaaaaaaaaacccgaCCCCAATCAGATTAAATCGgcggtgaaaagaaaaaaaaagaagttaatttGACATTGTTAACTGGTCTGGCTTCCTTGATAAAGGAAAGAATTTTAGCACGTACAAGTACCAGCAAAGACAGATGTACTCTGAAGATTTATCGAATAAAATGTTTTCAAATGCCATATAGTACTTATATTATCCCGGGTTCAAATGTTTTTTTCTTGAAATTGATGAGCTCAGTCGTATATCATATGTGACATCATTCAGTACACACACATACTAATTAGAAAAATGATTAGTCAATCGGCAATCTGACCATGATTGCGCAACAAAACTAATCATGTCACCATCAAATTCATTGCCACATTTAATATTAATCACTATATGCTTCTAGCACTGCCATTTGTTACACAACTTTGTGCCGGCATTGTTAATTTGTTACAGCCATATAATTTtgcattttattatataatctTCTGACATATATAAATTGCAAAAATGGTGTTACTTTTATTCTGTGACTAACATTACATTACACCTTCAATCAAACTTAGCCCTTCAAGCCATGGATACTCCTAATAGCAAGCAATACTACAAGGTAATACCTGTTTACTTCATTTGAATGGATACATGTCATTTACCTTATaattatgcatttttatttattttttgaatctTATAAAACAGGAGGAAATGGATATGACTTACTTGGTAAGCAATGATCGCGTGGATAGGCATGGTAAGATTGCCGATAAACGAACAACCGGAGGATGGAAGGCAACTCCCTTTATCATAGGTACGTACGAAATGAGTTTTGGTTTGCTCCATTTATCTACTAACTATATAACTTTGTGCGGTTTGATCGATGATATCGATATTTTTCAGTGAATGAGGTGATAGAGAGGTTGGCGTTCTTCGCGATTGCAGTGAACATAACTACTTATTTGGTAGCTGAAATGCACCAATCAATTCCGGATGCTGTTACTCATGTCACTGACTGGATTGGAGCTGCTTATGTCCTCACTCTTCTTGGAGCTTTTCTAGCTGATGCTTACCTTGGTCGATTCAGAACCATCGTCGTTTTCTCTGCCATATATGCTGTGGTAGTaactaaatttcaaattaagaTAAAATGTAACAActcattaatttaattaaaattctaaatGCAAAAATTGATGTTCACTATTTCACGAATTTTGTTTCAGGGAATGGTTTTACTGACAGTTTCGGCCTCCTTTGACACATTGCGCCCACAAACGGGCAAGAAAGCAAGCAATTACCAAGTCTCATTCTTATACGGTGCACTTGGCCTCATCGCCTTAGGTACCGGAGGAATTAAACCTTGTGTGTCTTCCTTTGGAGCTGACCAATTTGATGAGGGAGATGAGAAAGAAGTCCAAATgaaatattcatttttcaattGGTTTTACTTTGCCATTAACATGGGTGCAATTCTTGGAATTACACTATTGGTTTATATACAAGACAAACTAGGGTGGAGTTGGGGTTTTGGAATTCCCACAGTTACAACAATTTTATCTATTGTTGTTCTAGCCGCTGGTGTTCGGTACTATCGTTTTCAAAAGCCAATGGGAAGCCCTTTTACCAGGTTTCTTCAAGTTATCGTAGTTTCTATCAAGAAACATCGAAGAGGAGTTTTAGTACAAAATGAAACTTCTCTCTATGAAGTTGAAACCACATACTCGGATATTATTGGCGCTCGCAAGCTTCCTCACACTCGACAATACAGGTTAGTTAATCAATTTCGCAAACTTCCTCACATTCGACAAGagaaaggactaaagtgttaacTAAGccttaattttttatcttgGTATATGAGATTGGAGCAAATTAATTTTGTAGGTTTTTCGACAAAGCAGCAGTTATCGCTGAAAAGGACACAATTAGCAACAGATGGTGTTTATGCACAGTTACACAGGTCGAAGAATTCAAATCCTTCATTAAAGTTCTTCCAATATGGGCATCAACCATAGCTCTTGCTATTTCTTTTTCTCAAATGTCAACCTTTTTTCTAACTCAAGCCAATGTCATGAACCGAAAACTAGGAAACAACTTCGAAATCCCAGTAGGCTCAATTCCTGTCTTCGGTGCCATCAACGGCCTCATACTTGTACCCTTCTACGAAAAATTCATAATACCATTTCTCCGAAAGTTCACCGGCCACCACCGCGGCATCACATCGTTACAACGAATGGGAGTTGGACTTTTCATCTCAATCTTCGCTATGGCTTCGGCTGCATTGATTGAAAAGATAAGACGCGAACATTACcccaaaaaaaatagtatgaGTGTATTTTGGTTGTTGCCTCAATTCTTTCTAATAGGTGCTGCTGAAGTTTTTACTTATGTGGGacaattggaatttttctatgACGAGGCAACGGACGGGACAAAAAGTATTAGTAGTGCTTTGTTTTTGTCTGAGATCGGAATCGGAAGTTGGTTGAGTACTGCTTTGGTGAAGATTATTATAGCTACAACTGGGGGACAAGAGAAAGGGTGGTTAAGGAATAACCTTAATAATAGCAAGTTGGATTTGTTCTTTTGGATTTTGGCAGGTATCAATGCTATCAATTTCTTGGTTTATTTGATGGTGGCAAAATTTCACAAAGGGAAAGGATCAGCTGTGAGAGACGAGATCATGGTTGAACTTGAATTTAGCAATGGCCAACAAACACAAGCATGAAGGAGAATCAATTTTTAAGAGAATCAAAATATTCCTTCCACTTGTTGTTAATCTATTATTATGCAAAACTTAATTTGGTGTTCTTTGTATTATGCATTC
It contains:
- the LOC123904098 gene encoding protein NRT1/ PTR FAMILY 8.2-like, yielding MDTPNSKQYYKEEMDMTYLVSNDRVDRHGKIADKRTTGGWKATPFIIVNEVIERLAFFAIAVNITTYLVAEMHQSIPDAVTHVTDWIGAAYVLTLLGAFLADAYLGRFRTIVVFSAIYAVGMVLLTVSASFDTLRPQTGKKASNYQVSFLYGALGLIALGTGGIKPCVSSFGADQFDEGDEKEVQMKYSFFNWFYFAINMGAILGITLLVYIQDKLGWSWGFGIPTVTTILSIVVLAAGVRYYRFQKPMGSPFTRFLQVIVVSIKKHRRGVLVQNETSLYEVETTYSDIIGARKLPHTRQYRFFDKAAVIAEKDTISNRWCLCTVTQVEEFKSFIKVLPIWASTIALAISFSQMSTFFLTQANVMNRKLGNNFEIPVGSIPVFGAINGLILVPFYEKFIIPFLRKFTGHHRGITSLQRMGVGLFISIFAMASAALIEKIRREHYPKKNSMSVFWLLPQFFLIGAAEVFTYVGQLEFFYDEATDGTKSISSALFLSEIGIGSWLSTALVKIIIATTGGQEKGWLRNNLNNSKLDLFFWILAGINAINFLVYLMVAKFHKGKGSAVRDEIMVELEFSNGQQTQA